The genomic stretch ACGACGCCGAGCGGGCTCCGTTCCGCCGCTACCTCACCCGGGCGGGCGCCGAGCGCCTGCACCGCGAACTCGTCCACCTTCTCAACGAGGAGCGCCCCAAGGTGACGGCCGAGGTCTCCGCTGCCGCCGCTCAGGGCGACCGCTCCGAGAACGCCGAGTACATCTACGGGAAGAAGCGTCTGCGTGAAATCGACCGCCGCCTCCGTTTCCTCCAGAAGCGCCTGGACACCGCCACCATCGTCACGCCCGCCGAGCAGACCGACCGCTCCCGCGTCTTCTTCGGGGCGACGGTGAGCCTGGAGGACGAGGACGGCGGCCGCAGCACCTACCAGATCGTCGGTTCCGACGAGATTGACGCCTCGGGCGGGCGCATCAGCGTCGAATCCCCCATGGGGCGGGCACTCCTTCG from Myxococcus xanthus encodes the following:
- the greB gene encoding transcription elongation factor GreB; amino-acid sequence: MSQDVHPDEQETEDDAERAPFRRYLTRAGAERLHRELVHLLNEERPKVTAEVSAAAAQGDRSENAEYIYGKKRLREIDRRLRFLQKRLDTATIVTPAEQTDRSRVFFGATVSLEDEDGGRSTYQIVGSDEIDASGGRISVESPMGRALLRKAVGDSVEVRRPRGDIELTVVDIRYE